The Dunckerocampus dactyliophorus isolate RoL2022-P2 chromosome 1, RoL_Ddac_1.1, whole genome shotgun sequence genome has a segment encoding these proteins:
- the LOC129185408 gene encoding uncharacterized protein LOC129185408 isoform X1, translated as MADSEGTNLEDPPYKNLLLLGAIAAASAFVVTILIVLVCVGCQRKSKSKHPSAGEKGTSVNMQGTLRHPKLNSMSKSDTRLHEINRFPCNGNSVSKSRPASMDLLLLHSRRSQTDLRPSQGRQLPQIPTSPQGSSQGGEGDMGGDGGGGEARDHTYTEVGLRNNATPTHGLDDGLYESVSVREGDTGPKAIAAPPPTSTSTPASVRAAQSPPAQANGARNGNGNGGRGNGAIINTIAARGNGSSGANRSPLPSVNSLATQDPTSAEYASIRKFRKVDKTNRNNNGADSQSDSQSSVSDSPSAAPPQLHRSQEFPRKPLEPFHLHSFPKEPVFMGNGEQYIWKPPEDDEIITLHPPPHRIENEQGHPLPPTAKEIADTYSIVCKTQKKRTPMENNGAKTLPRSFGGEKGKGWGRGIQAQARSQEEPCYQPTGDRAWPECAAAESDPAYATIDTHRKREPAGTSNNTAGGTATLKRKKQQAPSAAPQGSASNPLPVRGLPGGDNFYETISDVKGGSSSSTTTIFTFNDGMEMYVTGL; from the exons ATGGCTGACAGCGAAGGGACAAACCTCGAGGACCCTCCCTACAAAAACCTGCTGCTCCTGGGGGCCATCGCAGCAGCGTCGGCCTTCGTGGTCACCATCCTCAtcgtcctcgtctgtgtggggTGTCAAAG AAAAAGCAAGAGCAAGCACCCTTCAGCTGGAGAGAAAGGGACATCTGTAAATATG CAGGGTACCCTTCGACATCCTAAACTGAACTCCATGAGCAAATCGGATACCAGGCTGCATGAGATCAATCGCTTTCCCTGCAATGGAAACT CTGTTAGTAAGAGCCGCCCAGCCAGCATGGACCTCCTGCTACTCCACAGTCGCCGCTCCCAGACAGACCTGAGGCCCTCCCAGGGGCGCCAGCTTCCACAGATCCCCACTAGCCCTCAGGGGTCCAGCCAGGGCGGAGAAGGGGACATGGGAGGCGATGGGGGAGGAGGCGAGGCCAGAGACCACACTTACACTGAGGTGGGCCTGCGGAATAATGCCACCCCAACCCATGGCCTGGATGACGGGCTGTATGAGAGTGTCAGTGTTCGGGAAGGTGACACAGGCCCCAAAGCAATCGCTGCACCACCACCAACATCAACTAGCACTCCAGCTTCAGTCAGGGCTGCCCAAAGCCCACCTGCTCAGGCCAATGGAGCCCGCAATGGGAATGGAAAT GGTGGCAGAGGAAATGGCGCTATTATTAATACAATAGCTGCGAGAGGTAACGGGTCAAGTGGAGCTAACAGGTCCCCCCTGCCCTCAGTCAACTCCCTGGCCACCCAAGATCCAACCTCAGCAGAGTATGCTTCAATACGCAAGTTCAGAAAG GTTGACAAGACAAACAGGAATAATAATGGGGCCGACAGTCAGTCGGACAGCCAGTCGAGTGTGAGCGATTCACCCTCGGCAGCTCCTCCACAACTACATCGCAGTCAGGAGTTTCCACGCAAGCCCCTGGAGCCGTTTCACCTGCACTCCTTCCCAAAG GAGCCAGTGTTTATGGGCAATGGCGAGCAATATATCTGGAAGCCACCAGAGGATGATGAGATCATCACCCTGCACCCACCTCCACACCGCATAGAGAATGAACAGGGGCACCCATTGCCCCCAACTGCAAAAGAG ATTGCAGATACGTACTCCATCGTGTGCAAAACCCAGAAGAAAAGAACTCCCATGGAGAACAATGGAGCAAAGACTCTGCCACGTTCATTCGGTGGGGAGAAAGGAAAGGGCTGGGGCCGAGGGATTCAGGCCCAGGCGCGTTCCCAGGAGGAGCCGTGCTATCAGCCGACGGGAGACAGGGCCTGGCCGGAGTGCGCAGCAGCCGAATCCGACCCTGCCTACGCTACCATTGACACCCATCGTAAGCGTGAGCCGGcgggcaccagtaacaacacaGCCGGTGGTACAGCCACACttaaaaggaaaaagcagcaggcACCATCAGCTGCACCTCAGGGCTCGGCATCCAACCCCCTGCCTGTTAGAGGCCTGCCTGGAGGTGATAACTTCTATGAGACCATCAGTGATGTGAAAGGAGGCAGTAGCTCCAGCACCACTACCATTTTCACCTTCAATGATGGGATGGAGATGTATGTTACAGGCCTGTAA
- the LOC129185408 gene encoding uncharacterized protein LOC129185408 isoform X2, with translation MADSEGTNLEDPPYKNLLLLGAIAAASAFVVTILIVLVCVGCQRKSKSKHPSAGEKGTSVNMGTLRHPKLNSMSKSDTRLHEINRFPCNGNSVSKSRPASMDLLLLHSRRSQTDLRPSQGRQLPQIPTSPQGSSQGGEGDMGGDGGGGEARDHTYTEVGLRNNATPTHGLDDGLYESVSVREGDTGPKAIAAPPPTSTSTPASVRAAQSPPAQANGARNGNGNGGRGNGAIINTIAARGNGSSGANRSPLPSVNSLATQDPTSAEYASIRKFRKVDKTNRNNNGADSQSDSQSSVSDSPSAAPPQLHRSQEFPRKPLEPFHLHSFPKEPVFMGNGEQYIWKPPEDDEIITLHPPPHRIENEQGHPLPPTAKEIADTYSIVCKTQKKRTPMENNGAKTLPRSFGGEKGKGWGRGIQAQARSQEEPCYQPTGDRAWPECAAAESDPAYATIDTHRKREPAGTSNNTAGGTATLKRKKQQAPSAAPQGSASNPLPVRGLPGGDNFYETISDVKGGSSSSTTTIFTFNDGMEMYVTGL, from the exons ATGGCTGACAGCGAAGGGACAAACCTCGAGGACCCTCCCTACAAAAACCTGCTGCTCCTGGGGGCCATCGCAGCAGCGTCGGCCTTCGTGGTCACCATCCTCAtcgtcctcgtctgtgtggggTGTCAAAG AAAAAGCAAGAGCAAGCACCCTTCAGCTGGAGAGAAAGGGACATCTGTAAATATG GGTACCCTTCGACATCCTAAACTGAACTCCATGAGCAAATCGGATACCAGGCTGCATGAGATCAATCGCTTTCCCTGCAATGGAAACT CTGTTAGTAAGAGCCGCCCAGCCAGCATGGACCTCCTGCTACTCCACAGTCGCCGCTCCCAGACAGACCTGAGGCCCTCCCAGGGGCGCCAGCTTCCACAGATCCCCACTAGCCCTCAGGGGTCCAGCCAGGGCGGAGAAGGGGACATGGGAGGCGATGGGGGAGGAGGCGAGGCCAGAGACCACACTTACACTGAGGTGGGCCTGCGGAATAATGCCACCCCAACCCATGGCCTGGATGACGGGCTGTATGAGAGTGTCAGTGTTCGGGAAGGTGACACAGGCCCCAAAGCAATCGCTGCACCACCACCAACATCAACTAGCACTCCAGCTTCAGTCAGGGCTGCCCAAAGCCCACCTGCTCAGGCCAATGGAGCCCGCAATGGGAATGGAAAT GGTGGCAGAGGAAATGGCGCTATTATTAATACAATAGCTGCGAGAGGTAACGGGTCAAGTGGAGCTAACAGGTCCCCCCTGCCCTCAGTCAACTCCCTGGCCACCCAAGATCCAACCTCAGCAGAGTATGCTTCAATACGCAAGTTCAGAAAG GTTGACAAGACAAACAGGAATAATAATGGGGCCGACAGTCAGTCGGACAGCCAGTCGAGTGTGAGCGATTCACCCTCGGCAGCTCCTCCACAACTACATCGCAGTCAGGAGTTTCCACGCAAGCCCCTGGAGCCGTTTCACCTGCACTCCTTCCCAAAG GAGCCAGTGTTTATGGGCAATGGCGAGCAATATATCTGGAAGCCACCAGAGGATGATGAGATCATCACCCTGCACCCACCTCCACACCGCATAGAGAATGAACAGGGGCACCCATTGCCCCCAACTGCAAAAGAG ATTGCAGATACGTACTCCATCGTGTGCAAAACCCAGAAGAAAAGAACTCCCATGGAGAACAATGGAGCAAAGACTCTGCCACGTTCATTCGGTGGGGAGAAAGGAAAGGGCTGGGGCCGAGGGATTCAGGCCCAGGCGCGTTCCCAGGAGGAGCCGTGCTATCAGCCGACGGGAGACAGGGCCTGGCCGGAGTGCGCAGCAGCCGAATCCGACCCTGCCTACGCTACCATTGACACCCATCGTAAGCGTGAGCCGGcgggcaccagtaacaacacaGCCGGTGGTACAGCCACACttaaaaggaaaaagcagcaggcACCATCAGCTGCACCTCAGGGCTCGGCATCCAACCCCCTGCCTGTTAGAGGCCTGCCTGGAGGTGATAACTTCTATGAGACCATCAGTGATGTGAAAGGAGGCAGTAGCTCCAGCACCACTACCATTTTCACCTTCAATGATGGGATGGAGATGTATGTTACAGGCCTGTAA